From a single Cupriavidus taiwanensis LMG 19424 genomic region:
- a CDS encoding TolC family outer membrane protein: MTFAPNALPGAIRTRLAIAVSLLTPLLAILPAAPAGAADLLQVYRDAQANDAQFASARAQLLATREKLPQGRAGLLPQVVGTAGANRTKLDQTASLPIGGAPSASGTRFFNNNNWQLQLSQPLFRWDRWETYKQGELAAQAGEVTFHQAELDLITRSAQAYFDVLAAQDNLYLARAQKKAISEQLEQAKRNFEVGTATIVDANDAQARFDLATSTEIAAQSDLEIKRATLQQITGKPVDELMGLRAEAPIPGPQPPDVNAWAAQAETSNLQVNLASYNLETAQRETNKAKAGHLPSVDLVASYGFNNQTGSATQAISTHYNASQIGVQLTLPIFAGGQIQSRVRETLALADKAASDLEFARRTAAQTARQTYSGVSNGLAQVKALEAAERSATSAVESNQLGYEVGVRINIDVLNAEAQLFSTRRDLAKARYDTIMNGLRLKASTGVLQEEDVVQINTLLTSSPGALYKLPMPAQAGAKVPAKAAAAADRRGTRRDGGTPRS; encoded by the coding sequence ATGACGTTTGCGCCCAACGCCCTGCCCGGAGCGATCCGGACACGCCTGGCGATCGCGGTTTCCCTGCTGACCCCGCTGCTGGCCATACTGCCCGCGGCGCCGGCCGGCGCGGCGGACCTGCTGCAGGTCTATCGCGATGCGCAAGCCAATGACGCCCAGTTCGCCAGCGCGCGCGCGCAGCTGCTGGCCACGCGCGAGAAGCTGCCGCAGGGCCGCGCCGGCCTGCTGCCGCAGGTGGTGGGTACCGCCGGCGCCAACCGCACCAAGCTCGACCAGACCGCGTCGCTGCCCATCGGCGGGGCGCCCAGCGCCTCGGGCACGCGTTTCTTCAACAACAACAACTGGCAACTGCAACTGAGCCAGCCGCTGTTCCGCTGGGACCGCTGGGAAACCTACAAGCAGGGCGAGCTGGCCGCACAGGCGGGCGAAGTCACCTTCCACCAGGCCGAGCTCGACCTGATCACGCGCAGCGCGCAGGCCTACTTCGACGTGCTGGCCGCACAGGACAACCTCTACCTGGCGCGCGCGCAGAAGAAGGCCATCTCCGAGCAGCTGGAACAGGCCAAACGCAACTTCGAGGTCGGCACCGCCACCATCGTCGACGCCAACGACGCCCAGGCCCGCTTCGACCTGGCGACCTCGACCGAAATCGCCGCGCAGAGCGACCTGGAGATCAAGCGCGCCACGCTGCAGCAGATCACCGGCAAGCCCGTCGACGAACTGATGGGCCTGCGCGCGGAAGCGCCGATCCCCGGACCCCAGCCGCCCGACGTCAACGCCTGGGCCGCGCAGGCCGAAACCAGCAACCTGCAGGTGAACCTGGCCAGCTACAACCTCGAGACCGCGCAGCGCGAGACCAACAAGGCCAAGGCCGGGCACCTGCCGTCGGTGGACCTGGTGGCGTCGTACGGCTTCAACAACCAGACCGGCAGCGCCACGCAGGCGATCTCGACGCACTACAACGCCTCGCAGATCGGCGTGCAGCTGACCCTGCCGATCTTCGCCGGCGGCCAGATCCAGTCGCGCGTACGCGAGACCCTGGCGCTGGCCGACAAGGCCGCCAGCGACCTCGAATTCGCCCGCCGCACCGCCGCCCAGACCGCGCGCCAGACCTACTCCGGCGTCTCCAACGGCCTGGCCCAGGTCAAGGCGCTGGAGGCGGCGGAACGCTCGGCCACCAGCGCAGTGGAATCCAACCAGCTCGGCTATGAAGTGGGCGTGCGCATCAACATCGACGTGCTCAACGCCGAAGCCCAGCTGTTCTCTACCCGCCGCGACCTGGCCAAGGCGCGCTACGACACCATCATGAATGGCCTGCGCCTGAAGGCTTCCACCGGCGTGCTGCAGGAAGAGGACGTGGTGCAGATCAATACCCTGCTGACTTCTTCGCCGGGGGCCCTGTACAAGCTGCCGATGCCGGCGCAGGCGGGCGCGAAGGTGCCGGCAAAAGCGGCTGCCGCAGCGGATCGCCGCGGCACGCGGCGCGACGGCGGAACGCCGCGCTCCTGA
- a CDS encoding META and DUF4377 domain-containing protein: MHSRHRLIPLAPAGRGVAALLVAAVLGACTTATAPNLPSAGTNLNQTQPSGPSRWELVRWQQPDGSLREIPHGDNGQPIIFEFNEGIDAAQGTVSGTSGCNRFSGSYGKTETGIRFDRIASTRMACPPPRMALESALLKAMQTPFATVGTQPSAASTGRQIIWKTVDGDLLQFVEREGVGKRGARVEAAGVEKTVYIDSQRVECTGVGKMTCYRWRESPDAPWQLWYGPIEGLDFEPGVSYRLRVREYQVPNPPADASAIRWQLLNVESRTRAQ, translated from the coding sequence ATGCACAGCCGTCACCGACTGATTCCCCTTGCGCCCGCAGGCCGCGGCGTGGCCGCCTTGCTGGTCGCCGCCGTGCTCGGCGCCTGCACTACCGCGACCGCGCCCAATCTTCCCTCGGCCGGCACCAACCTGAACCAGACCCAGCCCTCCGGCCCCAGCCGCTGGGAACTGGTGCGCTGGCAGCAGCCTGACGGCTCGCTGCGCGAGATCCCGCACGGCGACAATGGCCAGCCGATCATTTTCGAGTTCAACGAGGGCATCGATGCCGCGCAGGGCACGGTCAGCGGCACCAGCGGCTGCAATCGCTTCAGCGGCAGCTATGGCAAGACCGAGACCGGCATCCGCTTCGACCGCATCGCCAGCACGCGCATGGCTTGCCCGCCGCCGCGCATGGCGCTGGAGTCGGCGCTGCTGAAGGCGATGCAGACGCCGTTTGCCACCGTGGGCACGCAGCCGTCGGCGGCCAGTACCGGCCGGCAGATCATCTGGAAGACCGTGGACGGCGACCTGCTGCAGTTCGTCGAGCGCGAAGGCGTAGGCAAGCGCGGCGCGCGCGTGGAGGCCGCGGGCGTGGAGAAGACCGTCTATATCGACTCGCAGCGCGTGGAATGCACGGGGGTGGGCAAGATGACCTGCTACCGCTGGCGCGAGTCGCCGGATGCGCCGTGGCAACTCTGGTACGGGCCGATCGAAGGGCTGGATTTCGAGCCGGGCGTGTCGTACCGGCTGCGCGTGCGCGAATACCAGGTGCCGAACCCGCCGGCGGATGCGTCGGCGATCCGCTGGCAGTTGCTGAACGTTGAGTCGCGGACACGGGCGCAATAG
- a CDS encoding O-antigen ligase family protein, whose protein sequence is MLLMTRLQGSLPLGIDKALYLSACVVLAAFPTLMFVKPSLSNTCFGLLLGWSVIALAAGGRAALAEYGCILRRYWPFMLAMAALPLAVLLQQLLAGADDPHVPYLYLRFALFIVLVPGLLRLGRRGMQNIQLGFVACALISALWLHEVAAAGRPSHVGFSNVIPFGNLALLTGMLAVISIGWNRPGDHWLAGLKLLGGFAGLYASYMSGTRGGWLAIPVLALIALAASRRLTRLHKAGVLAGLAGLMALGWFSSAMVQQRTAAVVSELSKFSQHVTLDTSIGIRLQLWQASLRMLQAHPWTGVGPDNYEAILQSLAAQHVITPLAATLPHAHNDVLHAAATLGILGLLAVLALYLVPIVFFLRHLRSANRGTQVASAMGLALCFGFMVFGLTEAMFITTLTNAFYSLVIAVCFSYVVVHKNVAPAQPDR, encoded by the coding sequence ATGCTCTTGATGACGAGATTGCAAGGATCCCTACCGTTGGGGATCGACAAAGCTCTGTACCTGAGCGCCTGTGTTGTCCTGGCTGCGTTTCCCACGCTGATGTTTGTCAAGCCGTCGCTCAGCAACACCTGCTTCGGGCTGTTGCTGGGGTGGAGCGTCATCGCCCTGGCTGCCGGCGGCCGCGCTGCGCTGGCCGAATATGGCTGCATCCTGCGCCGCTACTGGCCGTTCATGCTGGCCATGGCGGCGCTGCCGCTGGCCGTATTGCTCCAGCAACTGCTGGCCGGTGCCGATGACCCGCATGTGCCCTATCTATACCTGCGTTTTGCGCTGTTCATCGTTCTGGTCCCTGGCCTGCTGCGCCTGGGCCGGCGCGGCATGCAGAACATCCAGTTGGGCTTCGTCGCCTGTGCGCTGATATCCGCCCTGTGGCTGCATGAAGTCGCCGCGGCAGGGCGTCCAAGCCATGTCGGCTTCTCCAATGTCATCCCCTTCGGCAACCTCGCCCTGCTGACCGGCATGCTGGCCGTGATCTCGATCGGCTGGAACCGCCCCGGCGATCATTGGCTGGCCGGCCTGAAACTGCTGGGCGGTTTCGCGGGCCTGTACGCCTCATACATGAGCGGCACCCGTGGCGGCTGGCTGGCGATTCCGGTGCTAGCGCTGATCGCGCTGGCGGCCTCGCGCAGGTTGACGCGGCTGCACAAGGCCGGGGTGCTGGCGGGGCTGGCCGGGCTGATGGCGCTGGGGTGGTTCAGCAGCGCGATGGTCCAGCAGAGGACGGCTGCGGTTGTATCCGAACTGTCCAAATTCTCTCAGCATGTAACACTGGATACATCAATCGGAATACGGCTTCAGCTCTGGCAAGCCTCGCTTAGAATGCTGCAGGCCCATCCTTGGACTGGCGTAGGACCTGACAACTACGAAGCTATATTGCAGTCGCTGGCAGCACAGCACGTGATTACACCGCTCGCCGCCACCTTGCCGCACGCGCACAATGACGTGCTCCACGCTGCGGCGACGCTCGGCATTCTAGGCCTGCTGGCGGTGCTCGCCTTGTATCTCGTACCGATTGTGTTTTTCCTGCGCCACCTGCGCAGCGCAAACCGCGGCACACAGGTAGCCAGTGCCATGGGACTGGCGCTGTGCTTCGGCTTCATGGTTTTCGGCCTCACTGAAGCGATGTTCATAACGACACTCACCAACGCCTTCTACAGCTTGGTAATAGCCGTTTGCTTTTCCTACGTAGTTGTACACAAGAATGTAGCGCCGGCGCAGCCCGACCGTTGA
- a CDS encoding oligosaccharide flippase family protein, giving the protein MLGERGLQVAGGIGIVAMLARGMGPEGFAHFQYAQAVVYIAASFVLICGSEVIVPRLVANPDPAAQHRLLAHGFGLRFAAGMIAYVLIGGFMLVSRPGPELWVPTLILGFAVLLREPFGIVTAWMQAHTRTRPNAIFSLVALALKAICVALLFRAGVQSVPWYAMAIVLETVLASALLGHYYLHRAPRTRITMDTALARELFSNGALFWVSFVLMMSSRRIDQLLLKPLVPLSEFGAYAASMQILDNFVVVATILCAGIAPIYVYAQPTLAVARRNILKIAAGMLLVGASGALTIAWGADWIVHLLYGSAFASAAGLLRLAALASMLVFADVALTLLPIYLRQPRLVAIKWALVFAVTVGIDLIAIPAYGAHGAILGYAIANFLSVLFGLWIWLREGRRATMTREASA; this is encoded by the coding sequence ATGCTGGGCGAGCGCGGGCTGCAGGTGGCAGGCGGCATCGGCATCGTGGCCATGCTGGCGCGCGGCATGGGGCCGGAAGGCTTTGCCCATTTCCAGTATGCGCAGGCGGTGGTCTATATTGCCGCTTCGTTTGTGCTGATCTGCGGGAGCGAGGTGATCGTTCCTCGGCTGGTCGCCAACCCCGACCCGGCCGCGCAGCACCGCTTGCTGGCACATGGCTTCGGCTTGCGCTTCGCCGCTGGCATGATCGCCTACGTGCTGATCGGCGGATTCATGCTGGTGTCGCGCCCGGGGCCCGAGTTGTGGGTGCCGACGCTGATCCTGGGCTTCGCCGTGCTGCTGCGCGAACCGTTCGGCATCGTCACGGCCTGGATGCAGGCACATACGCGCACCCGACCCAATGCGATCTTCAGCCTGGTCGCGCTGGCGCTGAAGGCCATTTGCGTGGCGCTGCTGTTCCGCGCCGGCGTGCAAAGCGTTCCCTGGTATGCCATGGCCATCGTGCTGGAAACCGTCCTGGCGTCAGCCCTGCTCGGCCACTACTATCTGCACCGCGCGCCACGCACGCGTATCACCATGGATACCGCGCTGGCGCGGGAGCTGTTCAGCAATGGCGCTCTCTTCTGGGTGAGCTTCGTGCTGATGATGAGCTCGCGGCGCATTGACCAGCTGTTGCTCAAGCCCCTGGTACCGCTGAGCGAGTTTGGCGCGTATGCGGCGTCGATGCAGATTTTGGACAACTTCGTGGTGGTCGCCACCATCTTGTGCGCCGGCATCGCGCCCATCTATGTCTATGCACAACCGACGCTGGCCGTGGCCAGGCGCAATATTCTGAAGATTGCCGCCGGGATGCTGCTGGTCGGGGCGTCGGGCGCGCTGACCATTGCCTGGGGCGCTGACTGGATCGTGCACCTGCTCTACGGTTCGGCCTTCGCCTCCGCGGCCGGTCTGCTTCGACTGGCTGCCCTGGCCTCGATGCTGGTATTTGCGGATGTGGCCCTGACCTTGCTGCCGATCTACCTGCGCCAGCCCCGCCTCGTAGCCATCAAGTGGGCGCTGGTGTTCGCTGTCACTGTCGGCATCGACCTGATCGCGATTCCGGCGTACGGGGCCCATGGCGCTATCCTCGGCTACGCCATCGCCAATTTCCTGTCGGTCTTGTTCGGCCTTTGGATTTGGCTACGTGAAGGGCGTCGCGCCACCATGACGCGTGAGGCCAGTGCATGA
- a CDS encoding glycosyltransferase family 4 protein, protein MTGLRNICFLTGTLNAMAGAERMTATVANALAERGHRVSILSLFDQASCFPLHPNIHHDALFTRRPSFKRKYLATIAGIRRHCRVRNIDVLVQVDTMLALFVLPATIGLGLQQIAWEHCHFDEDLGRIARRGARRLAARWCDQVVVLTERDRRRWMEALRPRSEVVCIPNPLPFPLPARPAPRSGKRVLAMGRLVAAKGFDVLVQAWQQVSAQAPDWHLVIHGEGEEREALTALIHQLGLDGRVTLPGISHDAALTYAQASIFCLSSRYEGFGVVLIEAMAFGLPIVSTACETGPRELLTPGRDAVVVPVDDTDALADALLKVIRDPGQATRIGAAAREKAAAYAIEPIARRWEVLLDGPREAAQQGQRPPPTTPAL, encoded by the coding sequence ATGACAGGGCTTCGCAACATCTGTTTTTTGACCGGCACCCTTAATGCCATGGCCGGCGCCGAACGGATGACCGCTACCGTAGCCAATGCGCTGGCGGAACGCGGCCACCGCGTCAGTATCCTGAGCCTGTTCGATCAAGCCAGTTGCTTCCCGCTGCATCCAAATATCCATCACGATGCGCTGTTCACGCGACGCCCGTCCTTCAAGCGCAAGTACCTCGCCACCATTGCCGGCATCCGGCGCCATTGCCGCGTGCGCAATATCGATGTACTGGTGCAGGTCGATACCATGCTGGCGCTGTTCGTGCTGCCTGCCACCATCGGCCTCGGCCTGCAGCAAATCGCCTGGGAACATTGCCACTTCGACGAGGACCTCGGCAGGATTGCGCGCCGCGGTGCCCGGCGACTGGCGGCACGATGGTGCGACCAAGTCGTGGTCCTGACGGAGCGGGATCGCAGGCGCTGGATGGAAGCGCTGCGTCCGCGCAGCGAAGTGGTCTGTATTCCGAATCCGCTGCCTTTCCCCCTGCCGGCACGCCCTGCGCCGCGCTCCGGCAAGCGCGTACTGGCCATGGGGCGGCTGGTCGCGGCCAAGGGCTTCGATGTACTGGTGCAGGCCTGGCAACAAGTGTCCGCCCAGGCGCCGGACTGGCACCTGGTGATTCACGGCGAAGGCGAAGAACGCGAAGCGCTCACCGCCCTGATCCACCAGCTTGGATTGGACGGCCGCGTCACGCTGCCGGGCATTTCCCATGACGCGGCATTGACGTACGCGCAGGCATCGATTTTTTGCCTGAGCTCTCGCTACGAAGGCTTCGGCGTGGTGCTGATCGAAGCCATGGCATTCGGGCTGCCGATCGTGTCGACCGCTTGCGAGACCGGGCCGCGCGAATTGCTCACGCCAGGGCGGGACGCCGTGGTAGTGCCGGTCGACGATACCGACGCGCTTGCCGATGCCCTGCTGAAGGTCATCCGGGACCCGGGGCAGGCCACCCGCATCGGTGCGGCCGCCCGGGAAAAGGCGGCGGCCTATGCGATCGAGCCGATTGCTCGCCGGTGGGAAGTCTTGCTGGATGGCCCGCGCGAAGCGGCGCAACAAGGACAGCGCCCGCCACCGACCACGCCGGCGCTCTGA
- the waaA gene encoding lipid IV(A) 3-deoxy-D-manno-octulosonic acid transferase, with product MLRFVYSMLWLVALPVALLRLAWRARKEPGYLQHVGERLGAYGHLPAQGQWLWVHAVSVGETRAAQPLIEALLAAYPGHRLLLTHMTPTGRQTGAQLFGKEPRILQCYLPYDLPWLVGRFLRYFRPVAGMLMETEVWPNLVRGARRAGVPLFLVNARLSPRSYRRTARFGRAAAALYGDFAGVLAQTAGDAERFQGLGLATVEVTGNLKFDMQPSRTGMEQGARLRQGFGARTVLAAASTREGEEPMLLDAFSRWQTLAGDTPRPALLLVPRHPQRFDEVAAMVTRAGFSMQRRSTLEVDQLSSPITADVVLGDSMGEMAMYFAASDLAFIGGSLMPLGGQNLIEACAVGTPVLIGPHTFNFAQATEDAIAAAACMRVANADELVRAAAKILSDPAALAEMRANAHTFAGLHRGATVRTLAALAQALGT from the coding sequence ATGCTGCGGTTCGTCTATAGCATGTTGTGGCTGGTGGCACTGCCCGTCGCGCTGTTGCGCCTGGCCTGGCGCGCGCGCAAGGAGCCGGGATATCTGCAGCACGTGGGAGAGCGATTGGGTGCCTACGGCCATCTGCCGGCGCAGGGGCAATGGCTCTGGGTGCACGCGGTATCGGTTGGAGAAACGCGGGCCGCGCAACCGCTGATCGAAGCGCTGCTGGCGGCCTACCCAGGACATCGTCTGCTGTTGACGCATATGACGCCGACCGGTCGTCAGACCGGTGCGCAGCTGTTCGGCAAGGAGCCGCGCATTCTCCAGTGCTATTTGCCTTATGACTTGCCGTGGCTCGTCGGCCGTTTCCTGCGGTATTTCCGCCCGGTGGCGGGGATGCTGATGGAAACCGAAGTCTGGCCCAACCTCGTGCGGGGTGCGCGCCGGGCCGGCGTGCCGCTGTTCCTGGTCAATGCCCGCCTGTCTCCGCGCAGTTACCGGCGTACCGCCCGCTTTGGTCGCGCCGCAGCGGCGCTGTACGGCGACTTTGCCGGCGTGCTGGCGCAGACCGCTGGTGATGCCGAACGCTTTCAGGGCCTGGGCCTGGCAACCGTGGAGGTCACCGGCAACCTGAAGTTCGACATGCAGCCGTCGAGGACCGGGATGGAGCAGGGCGCACGCCTGCGGCAAGGCTTCGGCGCGCGTACCGTGCTGGCCGCCGCCAGTACCCGCGAAGGCGAGGAGCCGATGCTGCTCGACGCCTTCTCACGCTGGCAGACGTTAGCCGGCGATACGCCGCGGCCCGCGCTGTTGTTGGTGCCGCGGCACCCGCAGCGGTTCGACGAAGTGGCTGCCATGGTTACGCGCGCCGGCTTCAGCATGCAACGGCGCAGCACGCTCGAGGTCGACCAATTGTCTTCCCCGATCACCGCCGACGTGGTGCTGGGCGATTCGATGGGGGAGATGGCGATGTATTTCGCTGCTTCCGACCTCGCCTTCATCGGCGGAAGTCTGATGCCGCTAGGCGGGCAGAACCTTATCGAGGCGTGCGCGGTCGGCACGCCGGTACTGATCGGCCCGCATACCTTCAACTTCGCGCAGGCGACCGAAGATGCCATTGCTGCTGCTGCCTGCATGCGCGTAGCCAATGCGGACGAACTGGTCAGGGCGGCGGCAAAGATCCTGTCCGACCCTGCGGCGCTGGCAGAGATGCGGGCCAACGCGCATACCTTTGCCGGACTGCATCGCGGCGCCACGGTGAGGACGCTGGCGGCGCTGGCGCAGGCGCTCGGCACCTGA
- the waaC gene encoding lipopolysaccharide heptosyltransferase I, translating to MLSSRSEGVPQEAETSGVIQVKPQAVPFALPERPRILLVKVSSLGDVVHNMPLVHDLRARWPHAEIDWVVEEGYVDLVRLLPDVRRVIPFALRRWRKRFYQSATWRQVGALRDALRQDSYDAVIESQGLLKTAVVARAAWRAPAAPIIGLGNATQGSGYEPAARLLYTAPVRVPRQTHSVRRSRLLGAALTGVEPTEPPRFFGDAAQTLHVDDPIWAGLPARYAVCFHATAGAKKKWAVSNWHALGRQLLADGLVMLLPWGNEAERRAAEEIAAGAPQARVLPRFSVMQGFGLINRAEVVIGVDTGLVHIAAALCRPTVEIYTATWRWKTEGYWSDRIANVGDDGTVPSVHEVIAAARRVSRAGH from the coding sequence ATGCTCAGCTCCCGTTCTGAGGGTGTGCCGCAGGAAGCGGAAACGTCCGGCGTGATCCAGGTTAAGCCGCAGGCGGTACCGTTCGCGTTGCCGGAGCGGCCGCGCATCTTGCTGGTCAAGGTCTCGTCGCTGGGCGATGTCGTGCACAACATGCCCTTGGTGCACGACCTGCGCGCACGCTGGCCGCATGCCGAGATCGACTGGGTCGTGGAAGAGGGCTACGTTGACCTGGTGCGCCTGCTGCCGGACGTGCGTCGTGTCATCCCGTTCGCGCTGCGGCGCTGGCGCAAGCGTTTCTACCAGTCTGCCACCTGGCGTCAGGTTGGCGCGCTGCGCGACGCCTTGCGCCAGGACAGCTATGACGCGGTAATCGAAAGCCAGGGGCTGCTCAAGACCGCGGTGGTGGCACGCGCTGCCTGGCGTGCGCCCGCTGCGCCAATCATCGGGCTGGGCAATGCCACGCAGGGCTCGGGCTACGAACCGGCCGCGCGGCTGCTTTATACCGCGCCGGTGCGCGTGCCGCGACAGACCCATTCGGTGCGGCGCTCGCGCCTGCTGGGCGCGGCGCTGACCGGGGTGGAACCGACCGAGCCACCGCGGTTCTTCGGCGACGCGGCGCAGACGCTGCACGTGGATGACCCGATTTGGGCCGGCCTGCCTGCGCGCTATGCGGTGTGTTTTCATGCGACCGCCGGCGCGAAGAAAAAGTGGGCGGTATCGAACTGGCATGCACTTGGCCGGCAGTTGCTGGCTGATGGGTTGGTCATGCTGTTGCCCTGGGGCAATGAGGCGGAGCGCCGTGCCGCCGAAGAGATCGCCGCAGGCGCGCCGCAGGCACGGGTGCTGCCGCGCTTCTCGGTGATGCAGGGGTTTGGCCTGATCAACCGTGCAGAGGTCGTCATCGGCGTCGATACCGGGCTGGTCCATATCGCGGCCGCACTGTGCCGGCCCACCGTCGAGATTTATACCGCGACCTGGCGCTGGAAGACCGAGGGATACTGGTCTGACCGCATCGCCAACGTCGGCGACGATGGCACGGTGCCGTCGGTCCACGAGGTCATCGCGGCGGCCCGGCGCGTCAGCAGGGCAGGGCATTGA
- a CDS encoding phosphomannomutase/phosphoglucomutase, with the protein MRLDPSIFKAYDIRGIVGKTLTRDVARQIGLSFGSAAAEAGEKAVVVGRDGRLSGPDLISGLIEGLRASGMDVIDLGMVATPMVYLATNIELDGVAATSGIMVTGSHNPPDYNGFKMVLAGKAIYGEQIKALHQRIEAGAFASGAGAYREVNVRQRYLDRILSDVKLSRPMKIALDAGNGVAGAFVGDLFRGLGCEVTELFCEVDGNFPNHHPDPAHVENLQDLMRCLRETDCELGLAFDGDGDRLGVVTKDGQVIFPDRQLMLFAEEILARNPGAQVIYDVKCTGKLAPWIRQHGGEPLMWKTGHSLVKAKLKETGAPIAGEMSGHVFFKDRWYGFDDGLYTGARLLEILSRHADPSAVLNALPNANNTPELQLKCAEGEPFTLLDKIKANASFDGAREVITIDGVRVEYADGFGLARPSNTTPVVVMRFEADNDAALARIQAEFKRVILAEKPDAQLPF; encoded by the coding sequence ATGAGACTCGATCCCTCCATCTTCAAAGCCTATGACATCCGCGGCATCGTCGGTAAGACGCTTACTAGGGATGTGGCCCGCCAGATCGGCCTCTCATTCGGTTCTGCCGCGGCGGAAGCTGGCGAAAAGGCTGTCGTTGTCGGCCGCGACGGCCGGCTCTCTGGCCCTGATCTCATCAGCGGACTGATTGAAGGCCTCCGGGCCTCTGGCATGGACGTCATCGACCTGGGCATGGTGGCCACGCCGATGGTCTACCTTGCTACGAACATCGAACTGGACGGCGTGGCCGCAACCTCGGGCATCATGGTCACCGGGAGCCACAACCCGCCGGACTACAACGGGTTCAAGATGGTTCTGGCGGGCAAGGCTATCTACGGCGAGCAAATCAAGGCGCTGCACCAGCGCATCGAGGCCGGCGCCTTTGCAAGCGGTGCCGGTGCGTATCGCGAGGTGAATGTGCGTCAGAGGTATCTCGACCGTATCCTGAGCGATGTCAAGCTGTCCCGGCCCATGAAGATTGCGCTGGATGCCGGCAATGGCGTCGCCGGTGCCTTCGTGGGCGACCTGTTCCGTGGGCTCGGTTGCGAGGTAACGGAACTGTTTTGCGAAGTCGACGGTAATTTCCCGAACCATCATCCCGACCCCGCTCATGTCGAGAACCTGCAGGATCTGATGCGATGCCTGCGCGAGACGGATTGCGAACTGGGCCTCGCTTTCGATGGCGATGGCGACCGGCTGGGTGTTGTCACCAAGGACGGGCAGGTGATTTTCCCGGACCGCCAGCTGATGCTGTTCGCCGAAGAAATCCTGGCGCGCAATCCGGGGGCGCAGGTGATCTACGACGTCAAGTGCACCGGCAAACTGGCACCGTGGATCCGGCAGCATGGGGGCGAGCCGCTGATGTGGAAGACCGGCCATTCCCTGGTGAAGGCCAAGCTCAAGGAAACCGGCGCGCCAATCGCCGGCGAGATGAGCGGACACGTGTTCTTCAAGGATCGCTGGTATGGCTTTGACGATGGCCTGTACACGGGTGCCCGGCTGCTCGAGATCCTGTCGCGCCACGCCGATCCCAGCGCGGTCCTCAATGCGCTGCCGAACGCCAACAACACGCCCGAGTTGCAGCTGAAGTGCGCAGAGGGTGAGCCGTTCACGCTGCTCGACAAGATCAAGGCCAACGCCAGCTTCGACGGCGCGCGCGAGGTCATCACCATTGATGGAGTTCGGGTCGAGTATGCCGATGGCTTCGGCCTTGCCCGCCCTTCCAATACCACGCCGGTGGTGGTGATGCGCTTCGAGGCCGATAACGATGCCGCGCTGGCACGGATTCAGGCTGAGTTCAAACGTGTGATCCTGGCAGAGAAACCGGATGCTCAGCTCCCGTTCTGA